The Myripristis murdjan chromosome 11, fMyrMur1.1, whole genome shotgun sequence genomic sequence TTCATTCCCAATTTAATTAGTCACAATGTCTTGAATATGAACCTCGGcattcctctctccttccttggAGGCTTCGTACAGTTGACATGCATTCACCAGGCTTCCATTAACCTAATTATTCAAATGGCCAGTGGAGACATGACCCAGATGTTAAGGCTGGCTGCAGCAAATATCCCGGTTTGAATGTCAGGAGTATTGTTTAGGCCACATTGTCTCGCTATTTTATCTTGTCTCTCTCACAGAAGACGTTTTTTTCATACGTTCAATTTTGACATTACAAGTCAGTGAACATGCAGCCTGGTATCGCTCAGAGGTAGTATGCTTCATTTAAAATCAAAGTAGCATGGGTTGAAAAAGAACCTTCCTATAATAGTAAAGTGACATCTTGTTTTCAAATAGGTCACATATAACATGGTGTTGCAGGAGCTCAAATGAAACCTAAAGGCAGCAGTTTAGGATATGACATGTTTGTGTCACTACTGATAAATTTGACTTCTTATCTTAGACGCCACATTAGGGAAAAGTTAGGTGGCAGGTTAAGATATAAACCTATAAGAGGATTTTAAATAAAGAGACCagaactgaaacagaaagaagaaCCCAAGGAGAGCTTTGGCCTATGAAATTCAACGTCTTCTCCATTTGAAATTCCTGTCTCAGAGAGCAAAGTGGAAGAGAAACGTGTAGCAGTTATCAGACAACAAACTTATGCTCACATATAATATTTGATAGTTTTTTCCGTCTTGTAACACTGTATCATTGTGTTCCCTGGCTTGATATTGACCTTGTTGTTGCTTGTTGCCTAGGAGACAGTGGGAAGGTGACAACTGTTGTGGCCACACCTGGACAAGGGCCGGACCGTCCCCAGGAGGTCTCGTACACCGACATCAAGGTGAGCAGGGAACAGTGTCATCATAAGAAGCTTAGTCATTATCGACACAGGGACTTTGCTACAGGAGTGGAGTAAGGCTGCTCAATTAAAGGGGCAGTAAGTGAGATTTTTTACCGCACCAcagcagaaaataacaaaatatgtcTGTAGGGGTTTCGGAGGTTGTTGGTCAGTGTCAGTTGTTTCATGATTACTCTTCCAGGTGCTGAGGTTTCTGTCCTTAAAGCTAATTTTCTGCCCTTTACTTCCACCTGATTGGAATGTCAAGACTCTCCCAACTTCCTCCCCACCTGATCAAATTTTTAATtgcagatagtttctgtgtgatttagtgaggtttccagtctgtctctcttcaccaCCATGCAGTGGGGCTggatggtttttgttttgtggacagaaaaccacaacagaaacaacttTCCAAAACCAATGACACAGATAGCCAGCATAATTCACAGCCCTTGGGAGCGAAGAGTTTTGTTGATAACTGTTTTGTGCCGTTATACAACCCCAAGGAATGGcatcaaaatgtatttacactTTGCTGCTGTCTTTCTTCGTATTTTGGGTGAGCTGTTTTACCTTCAAGGGTGAGCATGAAACATTAGAAACAGTTGGCCCGTATTCAACCAATCCCTGTGAATTCTGCACAACCTTGCAATTTTGTCCATTCACCGCAACACTCCCACAGATTttttcttacctggagaatgtgccattataatagcaatccCTCAAAGCTGCAAGCAtgcctggcttttaaaggggatgggatttggcactctgattggtttattgcccaaaacacacccatgattaaccTTTTGAACCATGCACCTGGCGCAACGACCCCTTTCTGCTGTTAAAATTGCTAAAGTGAACTTGGATGTGCCCCAAATGCACTTGTGCCACACTCTTCAGACCTTGCACTTAGATTGTGCAGATAGAGCCCTTAATGTCACCGTCTTGTTACATGAAGCAAGAATCTAAACGCAGTGGCCTGTAACCACGGCTGCATCTGTGGACCAAAGCTGTGTTTGTGGTCAGACCCAGCAATCCCTAAGGCAAATCTAATGCTGCCAAAACAGCTGTTTAGTGAGTTAATCACCTTATTGATTGATGATTAGATTTAATTTGTTTGGCAGGATTTATGATTCACCGTCTCAATTAAATAATAGTTCGAAAATGTCCGGTTTGCCAGGCGAGTTACAGTAGATTAGCTGCAGGAACACAGATGTAgtgttaaaaataacaacagaggcTGTCTCCCTACATCAGCGGTCATAACCCCAATTTTCTGTTGCTATCCTTTTAAGTCACATATATGTTCACGCTGCAGTTGAGATGgtattgttttctttaagcctgcctgtctcactgcttCCTCTTTCATGAAATCCTCTCAGGTGATTGGTAATGGGTCGTTTGGCGTGGTGTACCAAGCTCGTCTCATCGACAGCCAAGAGATGGTGGCCATCAAGAAGGTTCTGCAGGACAAGAGGTTCAAGGTAACACTGTCTGTTCATCAACTTAACTGTGGGCTCATTTTTTTAAGGCTCTTGTTtgggtatttctgctttatttgatatgTATAgtggagggagacaggaaagacagggtaGAGAGAGAAGGTATAGCATGCAGCAAAGTTGCCTGATGTCATGTCAACTCGTTACACTCCATTTCCATCTTCAGTCTGACATTGCCTCCACTATAACCAATTTCTGTGGGGGAAGGGGATTCGATTTACCCCAACAAATCACTAGAGACCAATGTATCTACCTGGATCAAACATCATTTTAGGCCGATGCTGACATGTGTGGTTCaataaatccacatttttgtttgtattgcgGTTTATGAGTCACGATTTTGGTTtccatttggtttgttttgtaaatcagggagagagaaaaaacattctcattctcattttcattcatagatttgggataacaatatgATATCAACAAATATTCCCTTAGACTATTTaatgcaaacataaaaatactttcagtatattcattaattcattatctCAGTGTGTGGTTAGATGGCTCATACAGTGTTGGAAGGATGTGTTTgcaacactgcactttgtagggtgtATTGTGTTCGGttcatttttttgcttttgttttttttttgtttgtttgttttttttattgtttttttccagttcgGTTTTAAACCCCTATACATTTTGTAGTTTgccccatattttttttcttttgtgtccAAAAGGCTAGAGGTAGCTTTCTAGTTGGACCTCAgtttggaaaaaagttttttaattttctattgACAGTACTTCTCAATCCCAATATTAGTTGAATTTATTAGTGAAGATATTAACTTTGTGGTTCCACATGACAATTTTTTCTGACTCTCGGGCATCTTGTGTATTGTATGAGTTTGATTGATTTCCTGCCCACAGTTTGTTGTCTTCCTGTCTTCGTAGAATCGGGAACTACAGATCATGAGGAAGCTGGACCACTGCAACATTGTCAGACTACGTTACTTCTTCTACTCCAGCGGCGAGAAGGTGCTTTTTcatgtgaagttttttttacaactttacctgtctctgcagaaaaaaaatcaatttacagCATGTTACAGCCCACATTGAAAAAACTGTTGAAGCAAGAATACATATCAAAAATGGGTGACACAAGACATTTTCCAGTGTGACTCGGGCACCAGATGAGTAAAGGACTGAGCAATTGCCTGTTCAATACAAACCCATTATTCACCTATTATTCACACATTGGTCTGTTACTGTCACAAGATATTAACAttctgaaacagagaaaataggATATGCAGAGATGATGACTCAGattcagggttaaaaaaaatcctttgaaaaaactgaaaaaaggaagGACTTGGTATTTCACGTAGACCAACTTTGGGTTGAAATGTAGTCAGACTTAAAAGAAACAAGATTTAATGTGCATATAGTCACGTTTTAAGAGCTTAAGCCAGCAAACATCAACATCTGTTACTTCCACATATGACTGCAGGGTGTCTGCAAGGCCCTAATAGTCTAAAGTGTCTTAAATTAAACTTTATAGCCTAAATTTTAGggcttaaaagtcattaaataatCTTAAATAGTCTAAATTTCATGAAACATTTTACCCAATTTCTCTTCTCcaccctttattttttttcttactgaaGTGCTACACTTACCTGTTGGGGAAATGCTTATTGTATATAAAACCAACATGCTTTCTACTTACCTGTAGAGATAAACCCAAAAAAATCCTTGTACTTACCTGTCCCAGTAAAAAAGTATTAAATTTAATTATCATTAGGCACTCTGTGCTTTATACATACTTGCTCTGTGAGATTGGCGCAGCCTGCCTAATTACGCTATGTTaaatcatgttttgtgtttgtttctcctctttttctctgtcccgCCCAGAAAGATGAGGTGTACCTCAACCTGGTGCTGGACTTTGTCCCTGAGACGGTCTACAGGGTTGCCAGGCATTTTAACAAGGCCAAGAGCATCATTCCTATCATATATGTTAAGGTACAACAGTATTTTAAAATTggaatctgtgtttttgttttgtacagctGTTTTTCCTTCAAAGATCTCTTGTGCTGTGTCagaataaatgttgtttttgcaaGCTCCTGCTACGGGTTATTCCTAAGTATTTCACAAGAGGGCACCTTTAATCCACAAACTGGATCGCACTGCCaccacagtaacacacagcacaaaagaAATGGTTTAGCATATGATCTTGTTCTTAGTTAAtgttttgacagtgtgtgtaacTGACCTTGCTTTGTTcttatgttgtgaaatcctcAGGTGTACATGTACCAGTTGTTCCGCAGCCTGGCTTATATCCATTCCCAGGGTGTGTGTCACAGAGACATCAAACCCCAAAACCTGCTGGTCGACCCAGAGACTGCCATCCTGAAGCTCTGTGACTTCGGCAGGTGAGCTGCATAAAGGAACGGTTTCCCTCCACAGATTGATGGGAGATATGCCATTACCGCCTCTTTTGTGCCAGTTTACTAAACTAAAACGTATTATCACTGTTATCACTTCTGAGCAATGTAACCTATATTACTAATTTGTGGTCACTggatagataaaataaaatcggtcttttaaattcattttcatttctgtctggTTAATTGTGACTTTTAGAGTTTGAGTTTAGTCCTGATAAAAAATCTCTGATTTCTAAAATGGCACTTGCAGTTTGTTACAGTTCTGGGAAACTGgaatagaatgaaaaataaagactatttttcattcatttcacagttgtggtgagtttttttttttttttttttttaaatagaaattGACCGAATCAGGGAGGCTGTTCACTGGATTTTGACACTGTTTTTAGAGACGTAGGTGAAGTGGTTCGTGGCCAAGGATTTACAGTTTTATCTGGAATCCATCATTTGGGCACAATATTACAATACACTGATCCAGGTCTATCCCATGTATTGGGCAGTTTACACCAAGGCACAGTATGTGCTACGGTCCATCATCTTGTATCATCATCAGAAACAGATCTGTGTGCATTCTTTGGCCCATCTGGCTGACAACACAACATACAGAGCTCAGAATTCGAAATCGAATCATGCTGACCCCTTCACATCAGTGGTCAACGCAAGTATTTCTCTCATATAAGGAGAGTATAGACCCCTGCagcttttttgcagtgttttctccagaataattctgtcttttttttctgtgataattttttttccttaaatcgttgtttttttttttgtttttttttttttactataatcattcttttctttaacttttttattgtttaatttcctctttttccccaGCGCCAAGCAGCTGGTCCGCGGCGAACCCAACGTGTCGTATATCTGCTCGCGGTATTATCGTGCCCCTGAGCTCATTTTTGGTGCCACAGACTACACGGCAAACATTGACATCTGGTCAGCAGGCTGTGTTCTGGCTGAACTGCTGCTAGGACAGCCCATATTCCCTGGTGACAGCGGGGTCGACCAGCTAGTAGAGATTATCAAGGTAAGAGATACTTAAGAGAGACCTCTGTGTGTACAATTAAGagtgaaatgtttgtgtgtgtgtgtgtgtgtgtgtgtgtgtgtgtgtgtattgttgactgaggttaaaggaatactccaacgttttgctCAGGCTACCTTTTTattgacttacccagactgagacaagatgtccgataccattttcacatctgtacatTCAGTGGTTCCATACCAATGGGTAGCAtcttgtgttagcttagcataaggACTTTAAGTCTATGGGAATTATTAGtctagctccgtcaaagtgaaaaaataataaagcttGTGTATTAATCCTTTCATACTCATTCCGCCTCTATTTTCAGGTGCTCGGCACACCTACAAGAGAACAGATCCGAGAGATGAACCCAAACTACACAGAGTTCAAGTTCCCTCAGATCAAAGCCCATCCATGGACCAAGGTGAATACATGGACTTTGCCTCACAGTCGGTTCTTATGCAGGCTCTGGAATGTCTGGAAAAGCaagtaaaacaaatttgatTGTATTCAGGTCTTAAAGGAATGGGACAAGAGTCTGAAAACatctggagacaaaaaaaaacccttctaTTTAGTCCTCAATTTTATGACATGCTGTATATGACAACTCATTTATATGGAGAAAATCTACAATATCTGCAAAATTCTGTGTGCACAGCAaagaatttatttatgtaaaggGATTTCTTCCATAAATATGATCCCAAAGAGGCATACCAAAGCACACATTTGCAGTTATATTTTCACATAAAGAGACCTGCAGATATAATGGTTATTTATTGAGGCAAATGACCTGCGGATGTGTTGCAGCCCACACAGGCAGTTTAATGTGCGAGCTGAAGTACTTTGATGTCCTCCGTTTTAAAATCACTTGTTAACCCTGAAACCTAAAGAGCACCGAAACATTATAACACAGGAAGAAGTGGCCCTTCAACATTTTACTCACAGTATATACCCATTTCGATTAATGGTCCCTTCCTTAAATTCACCACGCAGTATTTGAAAAACTACCAATGATTTTGTCCCCTAAAAATGTACCTGCCATTTAAGTAAAGGCCATAATATGGTTGCAACATAAATCAACAACATTTTCCTTGATGCCAAAGTTTAGTTGTTAAGTCTATTTatctgtagatttttttttttttttttaaagaaagtccTCATATGTTGGCCCACAGGTGTTTAAGCCTCGCACCCCTCCGGAGGCCATTGCCCTGTGCTCCCGGCTGCTGGAGTACACGCCGGCCACGCGCCTCTCCCCGTTAGAGGCCTGTTCGCACGCCTTCTTCGACGAGCTGCGCCAGCCCAACGCACGGCTGCCCAGCGGCCGAGAACTGCCCATGCTCTTCAACTTCAGCACCACaggtacagacacacagacagactcgtgtacacacagagacaaacaaacatggtgttttggttctgtttcaGCGCCACAGGCTGGGGTTTGTTTAGGGAAAAATGCTACAGGGAACACTGAGGCCTCGGAGGAGGCTTTAATTAATGCAGCACACACAGTCCTGCTGTTGTGCAGCTCACCTTCAAAGGATTGttaagaaaaaactcaaaaagatAAAACCGCGAAAGCCTGGCATGACGTGAGCATTATTGAAGGCTCGCCAGCTTGGTCTGATAATCTGTGCATTTGGGTCTTAGCTTGTAAATGCTGTGAACCCAATCATGggaactgtttctttttttgttttgttttttttatgaagtaCGATCACTATCCCATCAAAGTGTTTTCGCATGCATGTTACTTCTACTTTCCATCTGCTCCTGTTCCAAAGCAACCCAACGAACATAAATCATCGAAGAAGTTTGTTTTCTTATAGATCGTTGTGGCCGCCGGCTTGTTGGCGCATGAGTgtgtatacaaacacacagacagaaacacctTAAAGGAGTACATCAAGTTTTGGGAAAGTGCTGGTCATCTGACTCGTAAAGTGATAAGAACAAAGACACCAAAGTCGTCCGTGTGTTTTTGGCTGGTCATTCACTCTGACGTAGTCCGACAATATAAAGCTGCTGGCCTGTAGATTAATTCAATCTTAAACATGAAATATCAGTGGCTCTATAGAGCTGATGTagtcaggtttatttttggaacAATTTCAGCTGAGTAACCACATATTCATCTGCTGCACTGTGATTTTTAGCTGTACAGCCTCCCGTCACCCACCACCTTCACTTCCTATGGAAACAGAGCCAGTAAATCCTGCTACCTGGCAATAGCATGTTATTATTTGCTTAAATGTCCCTCAGTCCCATacacacagctgccagtgtCAACAACATATCGTTTAAGGTTATATTCCATTTATCTTTAGCATTTAGTTTTGAAagtagaaatgtatttttttttaaatgaataactcaatgaatataaaatatacaatttaaaatgtctttgtttttctttgagcgcctctcacagcacagagagcagGCTTTAAACTGGCTTCATGACTCGGTCAGAAGGCGATTTATTGTTTCTCTGAGACCTGCTGCTCTGACCCGGTCACAGAGAAGTCCTTAGCTGCCAGTAAGCCAGCTACAAGCCAGACTTTTTTCATCTGTGTGAGAGGAGATAATCTGCTGCCATGCGGTCTTTGATAAGGGCCAAATACAGTTCAAGTTGACTCTAGATTCTTATCTGTGTCCTCGGACGCCCTCTTGTGGATACAGATGAAAAAACATGTGAGGCAACTACTAGTGAGGGACTGGATATTTagtcataaaaacacactgtgatTTTCACTCACAGTTTTAAAATTCATCTGCACTCATGCGGTAAAGTacgaatttgttttttttgttttttttcaagtggCAGCTCCAGTCTGGAGTCTGAAGTTCAAAGAAAGGGTTGTACTCAGTTATTTTCACAGATCATACTGCTCCTACGTTGCTTTTCTTGCGATCCTCAGATAAATGTGACAGTAGAGttcagatgcaaacacacacagtgttttccTATGTTGTAGAGCTAaactgtgtgtctttctgcagaACTGTCGATCCAGCCTCAGCTGAACTCAACGCTCATTCCTCCACACGCACGCTCTCAGACAGCTGCTTCTTCCCACGGTATGAAACTCTTACactgtcatcattattattatacttcTTGTTGCTATTACTGTTGTTTTGTGGTAGTTgtgaaattcatgtttttttagtATGGTTATTTAGTatgtgttgcttttaatgtttaaagTATAATGTAAGTCACAGTCAAAGTGGATTTTAACTCGTATTTGCTTTCATGCATTGTTAACCCACTAAAGGCAAGTGCCCTCTATTTCCTGTCTTCCAGAACAGTTGTTTTAGTTGAtgaatatgtaatttttttgttggAAAGTGCATGAGCTTGTCTAAATGACAGGTATATGCATTTAAACCATAAACCATATACCTGAATGCATTtagctgctgttgttgtagtttttattgtattcattagccaatcagaatcgAGTGTTAAACAAACCTGAGGAGTAAATTTACAATAGCGATCGGATGTTGTCCTTTACATACTGTCTTTGTGTGGAACCTTAAATCTGTTACTACACCACGtcatctcttctcctcccccctcctcctcccctcctctcctcctctctcctcctctcttcctctcccctgcaGATGGTACCAGTTCGGATTCGTCTCAACACAGTTCAGTACCAGGATCTCTTAACAGCATCTGAAGCAGCTCctcacctgcctgcctgcctgccagcctGACCCTTaccacgcatacacacacgcacacaaacacacacacacacacaaacacacacacacacacacagtactgctTTCCTCCATGCTGCTTGCTCTCCTCTTAGGTTCCAGTCATCTGTTTTTGTACTGTACATGCATTGAAGCAACCA encodes the following:
- the LOC115367696 gene encoding glycogen synthase kinase-3 beta-like, yielding MSGSGRPRTSSFAEPPGVPGAAAASTGSAAAVGSSTGKSGVPQASGSSSSGCSNLKLARDSGKVTTVVATPGQGPDRPQEVSYTDIKVIGNGSFGVVYQARLIDSQEMVAIKKVLQDKRFKNRELQIMRKLDHCNIVRLRYFFYSSGEKKDEVYLNLVLDFVPETVYRVARHFNKAKSIIPIIYVKVYMYQLFRSLAYIHSQGVCHRDIKPQNLLVDPETAILKLCDFGSAKQLVRGEPNVSYICSRYYRAPELIFGATDYTANIDIWSAGCVLAELLLGQPIFPGDSGVDQLVEIIKVLGTPTREQIREMNPNYTEFKFPQIKAHPWTKVFKPRTPPEAIALCSRLLEYTPATRLSPLEACSHAFFDELRQPNARLPSGRELPMLFNFSTTELSIQPQLNSTLIPPHARSQTAASSHDGTSSDSSQHSSVPGSLNSI